A single Eubalaena glacialis isolate mEubGla1 chromosome 18, mEubGla1.1.hap2.+ XY, whole genome shotgun sequence DNA region contains:
- the RIPOR1 gene encoding rho family-interacting cell polarization regulator 1 isoform X4, which translates to MNSKKRGSPARTRSMMSLSVRPQRRLLSARVSRSQSFAGVLGSQERGPRSFPAFSPLGPPRKPPALSRVSKMFSVAHPAPKVPQPERLDLVYTALKRGLTAYLEVHQQEQEKLQRQIRESKRNSRLGFLYDLDKQVKSIERFLRRLEFHASKIDELYEAYCVQRRLRDGAYNMVRAYSTGSPGSREARDSLAEATRGHREYTESMCLLESELEAQLGEFHLRMKGLAGFARLCVGDQYEIFMKYGRQRWKLRGRIEGSGKQVWDSEETVFLPLLTEFLSIKVTELKGLANHVVVGSVSCETKDLFAALPQVVAVDINDLGTIKLSLEVTWSPFDKDDQPSAASTVNKASTVTKRFSTYSQSPPDTPSLREQAFYNMLRRQEELENGTAWSLSSESSDDSSSPQLSGTARHSSAPRPLVQQPEPLPIQVAFRRAETSTSGTVDEERAMAPALANGHAPYSRTLSHISEASVDAALAEASVEAAGLESLVRGPSPPAPPDPTHGEHPSPVLSALDPGHSATSPTLSTTGPTHTSTDPAPSAHLDSVNKSINSSSPELPDPTHTTTSSTSSAVSPTHSAPSLTHTSTSSTHKTVVSTVTITGPTPSTTGPVQTTTSPTHKPMLSTLTPAAPAPNTTGPVQTTTSLSHTVTHLTHTVTSPTSKHMISTLSTAGPTPSTTDPAQTTTSPTHTTTSTTHTTASPTHTTISPAHTIISPAHTTASSTYTTTSSTHTTATPTHTARISTHTATPNAKDPVQITMSPTHSVTSPTLITVSPSTFLDLATLSNPSANTDPPLPGIDPLSCSYAASTSCTQADPIALCTSHPSPTCSSWEPLTSPSPKLPEAIHQSPSPPPSPLAPVPQHSDPRVARAAQAPVPGAAGGAGDRKLEEALGALMAALDDYRGQFPELQGLEQEVTRLESLLMQRQGLTRSRTSSLSITVEHALESFSFLNEDEDNDSPGDSASGHLPPHPCSVCLLRRSPPAPEPPAPPLFLGLTLNLPCERAFTVPPHASCAPQHQPPLSGPQLSQRPWPLGSLSQSGLCRFPVEGHARPRLPPLLPRLWPRALRPLGRNPLQSTLRRPSRLQPYSRPSKPRRPQRSQQS; encoded by the exons ATGAACTCCAAGAAGAGAG GGAGCCCCGCGCGGACTCGTTCCATGATGTCCCTGTCGGTGCGGCCGCAGCGCCGCCTGCTCAGCGCACGGGTCAGTAGGAGCCAGTCCTTCGCAGGCGTCCTCGGCAGCCAGGAGCGGGGGCCCAG GAGCTTCCCAGCCTTCAGTCCCCTGGGGCCCCCACGGAAGCCCCCAGCGCTCTCCCGAGTGTCCAAGATGTTTTCAGTGGCGCACCCGGCCCCCAAGGTCCCGCAGCCTGAGCGGCTGGACCTGGTGTACACGGCACTCAAGCGAGGCCTGAC GGCCTATTTGGAAGTGCACCAGCAGGAGCAGGAGAAACTCCAAAGACAGATAAGGGAGTCCAAGAGGAATTCCCGCCTG GGCTTCCTGTATGACTTGGACAAG CAAGTCAAGTCCATTGAACGCTTCCTACGACGGCTGGAGTTCCACGCCAGCAAG ATCGACGAGCTGTATGAGGCATACTGTGTCCAGCGGCGTCTCCGGGATGGCGCCTACAACATGGTCCGTGCCTACAGCACCGGCTCCCCAGGGAGCCGTGAGGCCCGGGACAGCCTGGCCGAGGCTACTCGGGGGCATCGGGAGTACACAGAG AGCATGTGCCTGCTGGAGAGCGAGCTGGAAGCACAGCTGGGAGAGTTCCATCTCCGGATGAAAG GGCTGGCCGGCTTCGCCAGGTTATGTGTGGGCGATCAGTATGAG ATCTTCATGAAATATGGGCGTCAGCGCTGGAAACTACGGGGCCGCATAGAGGGTAGTGGAAAGCAGGTGTGGGACAGTGAGGAAACCGTCTTTCTTCCTCTGCTTACGGAGTTCCTGTCCATCAAG GTGACAGAACTGAAGGGCCTGGCCAACCATGTGGTTGTAGGCAGCGTCTCCTGTGAGACCAAGGATCTGTTCGCCGCCCTGCCCCAGGTTGTAGCTGTGGACATTAATGACCTTGGCACCATCAAGCTCAGCCTGGAAGTCACGTGGAG TCCCTTCGACAAGGATGACCAGCCCTCAGCCGCTTCTACTGTCAACAAGGCCTCCACAGTCACCAAGCGCTTCTCCACCTACAGCCAGAGCCCACCAGACACGCCCTCACTTCGGGAGCAGGCCTTCTAT aATATGCTGAGGCGGCAGGAGGAGCTGGAGAATGGGACAGCGTGGTCCCTGTCATCCGAATCTTCCGATGACTCCTCTAGCCCACAGCTCTCAGGCACTGCGCGCCACTCCTCAGCCCCCAGGCCCCTGGTGCAGCAGCCTGAGCCTCTGCCCATCCAGGTTGCCTTCCGTAGGGCTGAGACCTCCACTTCTGGGACCGTGGACGAGGAGAGGGCCAtggccccagccctggccaaTGGGCATGCCCCCTACAGCCGGACTCTGAGCCATATCAGTGAGGCCAGTGTGGATGCTGCCCTGGCTGAGGCTTCAGTGGAGGCTGCAGGCCTAGAAAGTCTAGTCCGGGGACCCAGCCCACCTGCACCCCCAGATCCCACACATGGGGAGCACCCTAGTCCTGTCCTTTCTGCCCTGGACCCTGGCCATTCTGCCACAAGCCCCACTCTCAGTACAACAGGCCCCACCCACACATCTACAGACCCTGCCCCCTCTGCACACCTAGACTCAGTTAACAAGAGCATAAATTCTAGCTCTCCTGAATTGCCAGACCCCACTCACACCACTACAAGCTCCACCTCTAGTGCCGTAAGCCCTACCCATAGTGCTCCAAGCCTCACTCACACTTCCACAAGTTCTACCCACAAGACTGTGGTCTCTACCGTCACTATTACAGGCCCTACCCCCAGTACCACAGGACCAGTCCAGACCACCACAAGTCCCACCCACAAGCCAATGCTTTCTACCCTCACTCCTGCAGCTCCTGCCCCCAATACTACAGGCCCAGTCCAGACCACCACAAGCCTCAGCCACACTGTCACACACCTGACACACACTGTCACAAGCCCCACCAGCAAGCACATGATCTCTACCCTCTCTACTGCAGGCCCTACCCCCAGTACCACAGACCCAGCCCAGACTACCACAAGCCCCACCCACACTACCACTAGCACCACCCACACTACTGCAAGCCCTACCCATACCACAATAAGCCCCGCCCATACCATAATAAGCCCCGCCCACACTACTGCAAGCTCTACCTACACCACCACAAGCAGTACCCACACTACTGCAACCCCTACTCACACAGCCAGGATTTCAACTCACACCGCTACACCCAATGCTAAGGACCCAGTCCAGATCACCATGAGTCCTACCCATTCTGTCACAAGTCCCACCCTTATAACTGTAAGCCCTTCCACTTTTCTAGACCTTGCCACGCTCTCCAACCCCTCTGCAAACACAGACCCTCCCCTCCCAGGCATCGACCCCCTGTCCTGTAGCTATGCAGCCTCCACTTCCTGCACTCAGGCAGACCCCATAGCCCTCTGCACCTCCCACCCAAGTCCTACCTGTTCCAGTTGGGAACCACTCACAAGCCCTTCCCCAAAACTCCCAGAAGCCATCCATCAGAGCCCAagtccccctccctcacccctagCCCCTGTGCCTCAGCATTCAGACCCTAGAGTGGCCAGGGCTGCCCAGGCCCCAGTTCCAGGGGCAGCTGGAGGTGCTGGGGACAGGAAACTGGAAGAGGCACTGGGGGCCCTAATGGCTGCCCTGGATGACTATCGTGGCCAGTTTCCTGAGctgcagggcctggagcaggAGGTGACCCGGCTGGAGAGTCTGCTTATG CAGAGACAAGGCCTGACTCGCAGCCGGACCTCCAGTCTTAGCATCACTGTGGAGCATGCCCTGGAGAGCTTCAGCTTCCTCAATGAAGATGAAGATAATGACAGTCCTGGGGACAG TGCTTCTGGTCACCTTCCTCCTCATCCCTGCAGTGTCTGCCTCCTCCGTCGGTCCCCACCAGCTCCTGAgcctccagctcctcctctcttccttggCCTCACCTTGAACCTACCCTGTGAACGAGCCTTTACTGTGCCTCCCCATGCATCCTGTGCCCCCCAGCATCAACCCCCTCTGTCTGGACCCCAGCTTTCCCAGAGACCCTGGCCCCTTGGCTCTTTGTCCCAGAGTGGCCTTTGCCGATTCCCAGTTGAAGGTCATGCCCGGCCCCGCCTCCCTCCGCTGCTGCCCAGGTTATGGCCCCGTGCCCTGCGCCCCTTGGGCCGCAACCCCTTGCAGTCCACATTGCGTAGACCATCCCGCCTGCAACCCTACTCCCGCCCATCCAAGCCCCGGCGGCCCCAGAGGTCCCAGCAGTCCTAG
- the RIPOR1 gene encoding rho family-interacting cell polarization regulator 1 isoform X1: protein MNSKKRGSPARTRSMMSLSVRPQRRLLSARVSRSQSFAGVLGSQERGPRSFPAFSPLGPPRKPPALSRVSKMFSVAHPAPKVPQPERLDLVYTALKRGLTAYLEVHQQEQEKLQRQIRESKRNSRLGFLYDLDKQVKSIERFLRRLEFHASKIDELYEAYCVQRRLRDGAYNMVRAYSTGSPGSREARDSLAEATRGHREYTESMCLLESELEAQLGEFHLRMKGLAGFARLCVGDQYEIFMKYGRQRWKLRGRIEGSGKQVWDSEETVFLPLLTEFLSIKVTELKGLANHVVVGSVSCETKDLFAALPQVVAVDINDLGTIKLSLEVTWSPFDKDDQPSAASTVNKASTVTKRFSTYSQSPPDTPSLREQAFYNMLRRQEELENGTAWSLSSESSDDSSSPQLSGTARHSSAPRPLVQQPEPLPIQVAFRRAETSTSGTVDEERAMAPALANGHAPYSRTLSHISEASVDAALAEASVEAAGLESLVRGPSPPAPPDPTHGEHPSPVLSALDPGHSATSPTLSTTGPTHTSTDPAPSAHLDSVNKSINSSSPELPDPTHTTTSSTSSAVSPTHSAPSLTHTSTSSTHKTVVSTVTITGPTPSTTGPVQTTTSPTHKPMLSTLTPAAPAPNTTGPVQTTTSLSHTVTHLTHTVTSPTSKHMISTLSTAGPTPSTTDPAQTTTSPTHTTTSTTHTTASPTHTTISPAHTIISPAHTTASSTYTTTSSTHTTATPTHTARISTHTATPNAKDPVQITMSPTHSVTSPTLITVSPSTFLDLATLSNPSANTDPPLPGIDPLSCSYAASTSCTQADPIALCTSHPSPTCSSWEPLTSPSPKLPEAIHQSPSPPPSPLAPVPQHSDPRVARAAQAPVPGAAGGAGDRKLEEALGALMAALDDYRGQFPELQGLEQEVTRLESLLMQRQGLTRSRTSSLSITVEHALESFSFLNEDEDNDSPGDRPPNSPEPGAEDSLDSPSARPLSTECPALDTALVQHLYHCSRLLLKLGTFGPLRCQEAWALERLLREARVLEAVCELSRRWEIPATSAQEVVQFSASRPGFLTFWDQCTEGLSPFICPVERVLLTFCNQYSARLSLRQPGLAEAVCVKFLEDALGQKLPRRPQSGPGEQLTVFQFWSYVEALDSSSMEAYVTETAEEVLLVRNLNSDDQAVVLKALRLAPEGRLRSDGLRALSSLLVHGNNKVMAAVSTQLRSLSLGPAFRERALLCFLDQLEDEDVQTRVAGCLALGCIKAPEGIEPLVYLCQTDTEAVREAARQSLQQCGEEGQSAHRRLEESLDALPRIFGPGSMASTAF, encoded by the exons ATGAACTCCAAGAAGAGAG GGAGCCCCGCGCGGACTCGTTCCATGATGTCCCTGTCGGTGCGGCCGCAGCGCCGCCTGCTCAGCGCACGGGTCAGTAGGAGCCAGTCCTTCGCAGGCGTCCTCGGCAGCCAGGAGCGGGGGCCCAG GAGCTTCCCAGCCTTCAGTCCCCTGGGGCCCCCACGGAAGCCCCCAGCGCTCTCCCGAGTGTCCAAGATGTTTTCAGTGGCGCACCCGGCCCCCAAGGTCCCGCAGCCTGAGCGGCTGGACCTGGTGTACACGGCACTCAAGCGAGGCCTGAC GGCCTATTTGGAAGTGCACCAGCAGGAGCAGGAGAAACTCCAAAGACAGATAAGGGAGTCCAAGAGGAATTCCCGCCTG GGCTTCCTGTATGACTTGGACAAG CAAGTCAAGTCCATTGAACGCTTCCTACGACGGCTGGAGTTCCACGCCAGCAAG ATCGACGAGCTGTATGAGGCATACTGTGTCCAGCGGCGTCTCCGGGATGGCGCCTACAACATGGTCCGTGCCTACAGCACCGGCTCCCCAGGGAGCCGTGAGGCCCGGGACAGCCTGGCCGAGGCTACTCGGGGGCATCGGGAGTACACAGAG AGCATGTGCCTGCTGGAGAGCGAGCTGGAAGCACAGCTGGGAGAGTTCCATCTCCGGATGAAAG GGCTGGCCGGCTTCGCCAGGTTATGTGTGGGCGATCAGTATGAG ATCTTCATGAAATATGGGCGTCAGCGCTGGAAACTACGGGGCCGCATAGAGGGTAGTGGAAAGCAGGTGTGGGACAGTGAGGAAACCGTCTTTCTTCCTCTGCTTACGGAGTTCCTGTCCATCAAG GTGACAGAACTGAAGGGCCTGGCCAACCATGTGGTTGTAGGCAGCGTCTCCTGTGAGACCAAGGATCTGTTCGCCGCCCTGCCCCAGGTTGTAGCTGTGGACATTAATGACCTTGGCACCATCAAGCTCAGCCTGGAAGTCACGTGGAG TCCCTTCGACAAGGATGACCAGCCCTCAGCCGCTTCTACTGTCAACAAGGCCTCCACAGTCACCAAGCGCTTCTCCACCTACAGCCAGAGCCCACCAGACACGCCCTCACTTCGGGAGCAGGCCTTCTAT aATATGCTGAGGCGGCAGGAGGAGCTGGAGAATGGGACAGCGTGGTCCCTGTCATCCGAATCTTCCGATGACTCCTCTAGCCCACAGCTCTCAGGCACTGCGCGCCACTCCTCAGCCCCCAGGCCCCTGGTGCAGCAGCCTGAGCCTCTGCCCATCCAGGTTGCCTTCCGTAGGGCTGAGACCTCCACTTCTGGGACCGTGGACGAGGAGAGGGCCAtggccccagccctggccaaTGGGCATGCCCCCTACAGCCGGACTCTGAGCCATATCAGTGAGGCCAGTGTGGATGCTGCCCTGGCTGAGGCTTCAGTGGAGGCTGCAGGCCTAGAAAGTCTAGTCCGGGGACCCAGCCCACCTGCACCCCCAGATCCCACACATGGGGAGCACCCTAGTCCTGTCCTTTCTGCCCTGGACCCTGGCCATTCTGCCACAAGCCCCACTCTCAGTACAACAGGCCCCACCCACACATCTACAGACCCTGCCCCCTCTGCACACCTAGACTCAGTTAACAAGAGCATAAATTCTAGCTCTCCTGAATTGCCAGACCCCACTCACACCACTACAAGCTCCACCTCTAGTGCCGTAAGCCCTACCCATAGTGCTCCAAGCCTCACTCACACTTCCACAAGTTCTACCCACAAGACTGTGGTCTCTACCGTCACTATTACAGGCCCTACCCCCAGTACCACAGGACCAGTCCAGACCACCACAAGTCCCACCCACAAGCCAATGCTTTCTACCCTCACTCCTGCAGCTCCTGCCCCCAATACTACAGGCCCAGTCCAGACCACCACAAGCCTCAGCCACACTGTCACACACCTGACACACACTGTCACAAGCCCCACCAGCAAGCACATGATCTCTACCCTCTCTACTGCAGGCCCTACCCCCAGTACCACAGACCCAGCCCAGACTACCACAAGCCCCACCCACACTACCACTAGCACCACCCACACTACTGCAAGCCCTACCCATACCACAATAAGCCCCGCCCATACCATAATAAGCCCCGCCCACACTACTGCAAGCTCTACCTACACCACCACAAGCAGTACCCACACTACTGCAACCCCTACTCACACAGCCAGGATTTCAACTCACACCGCTACACCCAATGCTAAGGACCCAGTCCAGATCACCATGAGTCCTACCCATTCTGTCACAAGTCCCACCCTTATAACTGTAAGCCCTTCCACTTTTCTAGACCTTGCCACGCTCTCCAACCCCTCTGCAAACACAGACCCTCCCCTCCCAGGCATCGACCCCCTGTCCTGTAGCTATGCAGCCTCCACTTCCTGCACTCAGGCAGACCCCATAGCCCTCTGCACCTCCCACCCAAGTCCTACCTGTTCCAGTTGGGAACCACTCACAAGCCCTTCCCCAAAACTCCCAGAAGCCATCCATCAGAGCCCAagtccccctccctcacccctagCCCCTGTGCCTCAGCATTCAGACCCTAGAGTGGCCAGGGCTGCCCAGGCCCCAGTTCCAGGGGCAGCTGGAGGTGCTGGGGACAGGAAACTGGAAGAGGCACTGGGGGCCCTAATGGCTGCCCTGGATGACTATCGTGGCCAGTTTCCTGAGctgcagggcctggagcaggAGGTGACCCGGCTGGAGAGTCTGCTTATG CAGAGACAAGGCCTGACTCGCAGCCGGACCTCCAGTCTTAGCATCACTGTGGAGCATGCCCTGGAGAGCTTCAGCTTCCTCAATGAAGATGAAGATAATGACAGTCCTGGGGACAG GCCCCCAAACAGCCCGGAGCCTGGGGCTGAGGACAGCCTCGACTCACCTAGTGCCCGACCCCTCAGCACGGAGTGTCCAGCTCTGGACACTGCCTTGGTCCAGCACCTGTACCACTGCAGCCGCCTCCTGCTG aaactgggcacaTTTGGGCCCCTGCGCTGCCAGGAGGCATGGGCCCTGGAGCGGCTACTGCGGGAGGCCCGAGTGCTCGAAGCAGTATGTGAGCTTAGCAGGCGATGGGAAATCCCTGCCACCTCTGCCCAGGAAG TGGTGCAGTTCTCGGCCTCCCGGCCCGGCTTCCTGACCTTCTGGGACCAATGTACAGAGGGACTCAGCCCCTTCATCTGCCCTGTGGAGCGGGTGCTCCTCACCTTCTGCAATCAGTACAGCGCCCGTCTCTCCCTGCGCCAGCCAGGCTTAGCCGAGGCTG TGTGTGTCAAGTTCCTGGAGGATGCCCTGGGGCAGAAGCTGCCCCGGAGGCCCCAGTCAGGCCCTGGAGAGCAGCTCACCGTCTTCCAGTTCTGGAGTTACGTCGAAGCCTTGGACAGCTCCTCCATGGAGGCCTATGTGACCGAGACTGCCGAGGAGG TGTTACTGGTGCGGAATCTGAACTCAGATGACCAGGCTGTTGTGCTGAAAGCCCTGAGGTTGGCACCTGAGGGGCGGCTTCGAAGTGATGGGCTCCGGGCCCTCAGCTCCCTGCTTGTCCATGGCAACAACAAGGTCATGGCTGCTGTCAGCACTCAGCTCCGGAGCCTGTCACTGGGCCCTGCCTTCCGGGAAAGG GCCCTACTCTGCTTCCTGGACCAGCTCGAGGATGAGGATGTGCAGACGAGAGTGGCTGGCTGCTTGGCCCTGGGCTGCATCAAG GCTCCTGAAGGCATTGAGCCCCTGGTGTACCTGTGCCAAACGGACACAGAAGCCGTGAGGGAAGCAGCTCGGCAGAGTCTGCAGCAATGCG GGGAAGAGGGACAGTCTGCCCATCGACGGCTGGAGGAGTCACTGGATGCCCTACCCCGCATCTTCGGGCCCGGCAGCATGGCCAGCACGGCATTTTAA